One region of Balaenoptera ricei isolate mBalRic1 chromosome 5, mBalRic1.hap2, whole genome shotgun sequence genomic DNA includes:
- the BLOC1S4 gene encoding biogenesis of lysosome-related organelles complex 1 subunit 4, which produces MDGFAESRGQPREEPAEEAEPQVAAWSGDSGNVSQSHSSASVPWEDEGPESGAPSRDLLLLRRAAAGYAACLLPGAGARPEVEELDASLEDLLTRVDEFVGMLDMLRGDSSHVVSEGVPCIYAKATEMRRVYSKIDRLEAFVGMIGASVARLEEQVSRAEAELGTFPSTFRKLLRTINVPAFFNKAPSSRSQGTSYEPPVVFRTEDHFPCCSERPQV; this is translated from the coding sequence ATGGACGGTTTCGCGGAGAGCCGTGGGCAGCCGCGCGAGGAGCCGGCCGAGGAGGCCGAGCCCCAGGTGGCGGCCTGGAGCGGGGACAGCGGTAACGTGTCCCAGAGCCACAGCAGCGCGTCGGTGCCGTGGGAGGATGAGGGCCCGGAGTCGGGCGCGCCCAGCCGGGACCTGCTGCTCCTGCGCCGCGCCGCCGCGGGCTACGCCGCCTGCCTGCTGCCTGGCGCGGGGGCGCGGCCCGAGGTCGAGGAGCTGGACGCGAGCCTGGAGGACCTGCTCACCAGAGTGGACGAGTTTGTGGGCATGCTGGACATGCTGCGCGGCGACTCCTCCCACGTGGTCAGCGAGGGCGTGCCTTGCATTTACGCCAAGGCCACCGAGATGCGGCGAGTGTACAGCAAGATCGACCGGCTGGAGGCCTTCGTCGGGATGATCGGCGCCAGTGTAGCCAGGCTGGAGGAGCAGGTCTCCAGGGCGGAGGCCGAGCTGGGGACGTTCCCCAGTACGTTCAGGAAACTCCTGCGCACAATTAACGTGCCCGCCTTCTTCAACAAGGCGCCCTCCAGCAGGTCCCAGGGGACCAGCTACGAACCCCCCGTCGTGTTTCGGACCGAAGACCACTTTCCCTGTTGCAGCGAAAGACCTCAGGTCTGA